The proteins below are encoded in one region of Salmo salar chromosome ssa02, Ssal_v3.1, whole genome shotgun sequence:
- the LOC106584872 gene encoding EGF-containing fibulin-like extracellular matrix protein 1 isoform X1 has product MMIPGIRSEPVTTAKALEPVDPAEAGEPDEPAEFSPVASVEAQEPVEPAEAGEPVEPTEAWKSDKPAEASQCTDGYTFDMERQECKDINECTTVPDACKGGMRCINHFGGYFCLPQNAQIIVSNGADEPTVAPLVEEQRPLAPAPALPVRRVIQSSFQSQGTMQCAAGFVVDELNYCRDVNECEGSNPCQHQCYNIMGSFICQCEQGYELASNQASCQDIDECAFSSYMCQWQCVNQPGGYVCACPEGYQLQGNRMCQDIDECETGNNCREDEMCWNYFGGFRCYPRNPCHEPYVKTGEGRCSCQSPTMCRSLPPSIVYKYMSISSERSVPADIFQIQATSVYPNMHNTFRIKSGNEGGEFFLRRSSNVSAMLVMTKPLTGPREHVVDLEMVTHNNALNYRSSSLLRLTIIVGPYAF; this is encoded by the exons ATGatgatcccggggatcaggagcgaaCCGGTCACCACTGCTAAGGCGCTGGAACCTGTCGATCCAGCTGAGGCGGGAGAGCCTGATGAGCCAGCTGAGTTCTCCCCGGTTGCCTCGGTCGAGGCACAGGAGCCCGTCGAGCCCGCTGAGGCAGGGGAACCCGTCGAACCCACGGAGGCATGGAAATCTGACAAACCGGCTGAGGCCTCCCAG TGCACAGATGGCTATACATTTGACATGGAACgacaagaatgcaaag ACATCAACGAGTGTACCACGGTGCCCGACGCCTGCAAGGGCGGCATGAGGTGCATCAACCATTTCGGAGGCTACTTCTGCCTGCCCCAGAATGCCCAGATCATCGTCAGTAATGGTGCCGATGAGCCCACTGTGGCCCCTCTGGTGGAGGAACAGCGTCCTCTGGCACCCGCCCCTGCTCTGCCTGTCCGACGGGTCATCCAGAGCTCCTTCCAAAGCCAGGGCACCATGCAGTGTGCCGCGGGGTTCGTGGTGGACGAGCTCAACTACTGCCGTG ATGTGAACGAGTGTGAGGGGAGCAACCCCTGTCAGCACCAGTGCTACAACATCATGGGCTCCTTCATCTGCCAGTGTGAGCAGGGTTATGAGCTAGCCTCTAACCAAGCCTCCTGCCAAG ATATCGACGAATGCGCCTTCTCGAGTTACATGTGCCAGTGGCAGTGCGTGAATCAGCCCGGAGGATATGTCTGTGCCTGTCCCGAGGGATACCAGCTCCAAGGCAACCGAATGTGCCAAG ACATAGATGAGTGTGAAACAGGAAACAACTGCCGCGAGGACGAGATGTGTTGGAACTACTTTGGTGGTTTCCGCTGCTACCCCAGGAACCCTTGCCATGAGCCCTATGTGAAGACAGGAGAGGG GCGTTGCAGCTGCCAGTCGCCCACAATGTGCAGAAGCCTGCCGCCATCCATCGTCTACAAGTACATGAGCATCTCGTCGGAGCGCTCCGTCCCAGCCGACATCTTCCAGATCCAGGCCACCAGCGTCTACCCTAACATGCACAACACCTTCAGGATCAAGTCTGGCAACGAGGGAGGGGAGTTCTTCCTCAGG CGCTCCAGTAACGTCAGCGCCATGCTGGTGATGACCAAGCCGCTGACCGGACCGCGGGAGCACGTGGTCGACCTGGAGATGGTCACCCACAACAATGCCCTCAACTACCGCTCCAGCTCTCTGCTCCGGCTCACCATCATCGTGGGACCCTATGCCTTCTAA
- the LOC106584872 gene encoding EGF-containing fibulin-like extracellular matrix protein 1 isoform X2, translating to MLRIYLCLSVVVNMAVSQEAEEPISYTCTDGYTFDMERQECKDINECTTVPDACKGGMRCINHFGGYFCLPQNAQIIVSNGADEPTVAPLVEEQRPLAPAPALPVRRVIQSSFQSQGTMQCAAGFVVDELNYCRDVNECEGSNPCQHQCYNIMGSFICQCEQGYELASNQASCQDIDECAFSSYMCQWQCVNQPGGYVCACPEGYQLQGNRMCQDIDECETGNNCREDEMCWNYFGGFRCYPRNPCHEPYVKTGEGRCSCQSPTMCRSLPPSIVYKYMSISSERSVPADIFQIQATSVYPNMHNTFRIKSGNEGGEFFLRRSSNVSAMLVMTKPLTGPREHVVDLEMVTHNNALNYRSSSLLRLTIIVGPYAF from the exons ATGCTACGGATTTACTTGTGCTTGAGTGTTGTTGTCAACATGGCCGTCTCGCAGGAGGCTGAGGAACCCATCTCATACACG TGCACAGATGGCTATACATTTGACATGGAACgacaagaatgcaaag ACATCAACGAGTGTACCACGGTGCCCGACGCCTGCAAGGGCGGCATGAGGTGCATCAACCATTTCGGAGGCTACTTCTGCCTGCCCCAGAATGCCCAGATCATCGTCAGTAATGGTGCCGATGAGCCCACTGTGGCCCCTCTGGTGGAGGAACAGCGTCCTCTGGCACCCGCCCCTGCTCTGCCTGTCCGACGGGTCATCCAGAGCTCCTTCCAAAGCCAGGGCACCATGCAGTGTGCCGCGGGGTTCGTGGTGGACGAGCTCAACTACTGCCGTG ATGTGAACGAGTGTGAGGGGAGCAACCCCTGTCAGCACCAGTGCTACAACATCATGGGCTCCTTCATCTGCCAGTGTGAGCAGGGTTATGAGCTAGCCTCTAACCAAGCCTCCTGCCAAG ATATCGACGAATGCGCCTTCTCGAGTTACATGTGCCAGTGGCAGTGCGTGAATCAGCCCGGAGGATATGTCTGTGCCTGTCCCGAGGGATACCAGCTCCAAGGCAACCGAATGTGCCAAG ACATAGATGAGTGTGAAACAGGAAACAACTGCCGCGAGGACGAGATGTGTTGGAACTACTTTGGTGGTTTCCGCTGCTACCCCAGGAACCCTTGCCATGAGCCCTATGTGAAGACAGGAGAGGG GCGTTGCAGCTGCCAGTCGCCCACAATGTGCAGAAGCCTGCCGCCATCCATCGTCTACAAGTACATGAGCATCTCGTCGGAGCGCTCCGTCCCAGCCGACATCTTCCAGATCCAGGCCACCAGCGTCTACCCTAACATGCACAACACCTTCAGGATCAAGTCTGGCAACGAGGGAGGGGAGTTCTTCCTCAGG CGCTCCAGTAACGTCAGCGCCATGCTGGTGATGACCAAGCCGCTGACCGGACCGCGGGAGCACGTGGTCGACCTGGAGATGGTCACCCACAACAATGCCCTCAACTACCGCTCCAGCTCTCTGCTCCGGCTCACCATCATCGTGGGACCCTATGCCTTCTAA